A region from the Pseudomonas sp. KU26590 genome encodes:
- a CDS encoding flavin monoamine oxidase family protein produces the protein MKNNRHPANGKKPITIFGPDFPFAFDDWIEHPAGLGSIPTENLGKEVAIVGAGIAGLVAAYELMKLGLKPVVYEASKMGGRLRSQQFEGAEGIIAELGGMRFPVSSTAFYHYVDKLGLESKPFPNPLTAASGSTVIDLEGSTHYAQKLSDLPALFQEVADAWADALEDGSQFADIQQAIRDRDVPRLKELWDKLVPLWDDRTFYDFVATSKAFAKLSFYHREVFGQVGFGTGGWDSDFPNSMLEIFRVVMTNCDDHQHLIVGGVGQVPIGIWRHAPERCAHWPEGTSLSTLHRGAPRTGVKGISRATNGQFAVTDNLGDVRHYDAVLATCQTWLLTTQIECEESLFSQKMWMALDRTRYMQASKTFVMVDRPFWKDKDPETGRDLMSMTLTDRLTRGTYLFDNGTYSNGVEKPGVICLSYSWMSDALKMLPHPVEKRVSLALGALKKIYPKVDIAARVIGDPITVSWESDPHFLGAFKGALPGHYRYNQRMYAHFMQKDMPDEQRGIFIAGDDVSWTPAWVEGAVQTSLNAVWGIMTHFGGKTHAENPGPGDVFHEIGPIVLPE, from the coding sequence ATGAAGAACAATCGTCACCCTGCCAACGGAAAGAAACCGATCACGATTTTCGGCCCGGACTTCCCGTTCGCCTTCGATGACTGGATCGAACACCCGGCGGGCCTGGGCAGCATTCCTACGGAAAACCTCGGCAAAGAGGTGGCAATTGTGGGCGCCGGCATCGCGGGGCTGGTGGCGGCTTATGAGCTGATGAAGCTGGGCCTCAAACCTGTCGTTTATGAAGCCTCCAAAATGGGCGGCCGTCTGCGTTCGCAACAGTTTGAAGGCGCTGAAGGCATCATCGCCGAGCTGGGCGGCATGCGCTTCCCTGTCTCCTCCACCGCTTTTTATCACTACGTGGACAAGCTCGGCCTGGAATCCAAACCCTTCCCCAACCCGCTGACGGCTGCGTCCGGCAGCACGGTGATTGACCTGGAAGGCAGCACCCACTACGCACAGAAGCTGTCGGACTTGCCTGCGCTGTTTCAGGAAGTCGCCGACGCCTGGGCCGACGCGCTGGAAGACGGCTCGCAGTTCGCCGACATTCAGCAAGCCATCCGCGACCGCGATGTGCCTCGGCTGAAAGAGTTGTGGGACAAGCTGGTGCCGTTGTGGGACGACCGCACGTTCTATGATTTCGTCGCCACGTCCAAAGCCTTCGCCAAACTGTCGTTCTATCACCGCGAAGTGTTTGGTCAGGTCGGTTTCGGCACCGGTGGCTGGGACTCGGACTTCCCGAACTCGATGCTGGAGATCTTCCGCGTGGTCATGACCAACTGCGACGATCACCAACACCTGATCGTCGGCGGCGTCGGGCAAGTGCCAATCGGCATCTGGCGCCACGCCCCTGAGCGGTGCGCGCATTGGCCCGAGGGCACCAGCCTGTCGACGCTGCACCGGGGCGCCCCGCGCACGGGGGTCAAGGGCATCAGCCGGGCCACCAACGGCCAGTTCGCGGTCACCGACAATCTGGGTGACGTTCGCCATTACGATGCGGTTCTGGCCACGTGCCAGACTTGGTTGCTGACCACCCAGATCGAGTGCGAAGAATCGCTGTTCTCGCAGAAGATGTGGATGGCGCTGGACCGCACGCGCTACATGCAGGCGTCGAAGACTTTCGTCATGGTCGACCGGCCGTTCTGGAAGGACAAAGACCCGGAGACCGGCCGCGACCTGATGAGCATGACCCTGACCGATCGCCTGACCCGTGGCACCTATCTGTTCGATAACGGCACCTATTCCAACGGCGTCGAAAAGCCGGGCGTAATTTGCCTGTCGTACTCGTGGATGAGCGACGCGCTGAAAATGCTGCCGCACCCCGTTGAAAAACGCGTCAGCCTGGCGCTTGGGGCGCTGAAAAAGATCTACCCGAAGGTCGATATCGCCGCGCGCGTCATCGGAGACCCGATCACCGTGTCGTGGGAATCCGACCCGCACTTCCTCGGCGCTTTCAAAGGCGCGCTGCCGGGCCACTACCGCTACAACCAGCGGATGTACGCGCACTTCATGCAGAAGGACATGCCTGACGAGCAACGCGGCATTTTCATCGCCGGCGACGACGTCTCCTGGACACCCGCCTGGGTCGAGGGCGCAGTGCAGACGTCGCTGAATGCGGTGTGGGGCATCATGACCCACTTCGGCGGCAAGACTCACGCCGAGAACCCGGGACCCGGCGACGTGTTCCATGAAATCGGCCCGATCGTTTTGCCAGAATAA
- a CDS encoding DUF350 domain-containing protein, which produces MLEALRMSVSFQSLLSFVIYIIVAGGLFALFQMAYTRLTPHKEFAQIREGNVAAAVALAGALIGFALPASNVITYSISVLDVVIWAVIAAVVQLLAFTATSMVLKDLSARITRGELAAAIYAASVSISVGFLNSACMTPST; this is translated from the coding sequence ATGCTTGAAGCGCTTCGTATGTCCGTCAGCTTCCAGTCGTTGCTGAGTTTTGTGATCTACATCATTGTGGCCGGCGGATTATTCGCGTTGTTTCAGATGGCCTACACGCGGCTGACGCCGCACAAGGAATTCGCCCAGATTCGTGAGGGCAATGTTGCCGCCGCCGTCGCCCTGGCCGGTGCGCTGATCGGCTTCGCCTTGCCTGCCAGCAATGTCATCACCTACAGCATCAGCGTACTGGATGTGGTGATCTGGGCAGTCATTGCGGCAGTCGTACAGCTGCTGGCCTTCACCGCCACCAGCATGGTGCTCAAGGATCTTTCCGCACGCATCACCCGAGGCGAGCTTGCGGCGGCCATCTACGCCGCCAGCGTCTCGATCAGTGTCGGTTTTCTCAACTCGGCCTGCATGACGCCGTCGACCTGA
- a CDS encoding PspA/IM30 family protein → MSLWKKMVTALRGGASEVGEAIVDAQALRILDQEIRDADASMLAARNQLIQIKAKHKLSLQRVEEHDKNIANWEQKALAAMNKGEEALALECAEKVAELTALRDQEKLAADQFGVHVAKLTAQVIKAESQIKGLRQQTDMAKARDSVQKAQINAAAATGGANGRLETAVGSLARIKQRQDEQDARLEAADELTEAANGGDLERRLQDAGIGAKTGGAADVLARLKAQNQSGNAGQ, encoded by the coding sequence ATGAGCCTTTGGAAAAAAATGGTCACAGCGCTGCGTGGTGGGGCTTCCGAGGTGGGTGAAGCCATCGTCGATGCTCAGGCACTGCGAATCCTCGACCAGGAAATCCGTGACGCCGACGCGTCAATGCTCGCGGCGCGCAACCAGCTGATCCAGATCAAAGCCAAGCACAAGCTCTCGCTGCAGCGCGTCGAAGAGCACGACAAGAACATCGCCAACTGGGAGCAGAAAGCGCTCGCGGCGATGAATAAAGGCGAAGAAGCCCTCGCCCTCGAGTGTGCCGAGAAAGTGGCCGAACTGACGGCCCTGCGCGATCAAGAGAAACTTGCCGCCGACCAGTTTGGCGTGCATGTGGCCAAGCTGACCGCGCAGGTCATCAAAGCCGAAAGCCAGATCAAAGGCCTGCGTCAGCAGACCGATATGGCCAAGGCCCGCGACAGCGTGCAAAAGGCGCAGATCAACGCGGCGGCTGCAACGGGCGGCGCCAATGGCCGACTCGAAACCGCAGTGGGTTCGCTGGCACGTATCAAGCAGCGTCAGGATGAACAGGACGCCAGGCTTGAAGCGGCCGATGAGCTGACCGAGGCTGCCAATGGCGGCGATCTGGAGCGTCGTCTTCAAGATGCCGGGATCGGCGCAAAAACGGGCGGCGCAGCTGACGTTCTGGCCCGCTTGAAAGCGCAAAACCAGAGCGGTAACGCTGGGCAATAA
- a CDS encoding DUF2491 family protein has product MSWIKRALGLESPNPSGGSNPLAGASLANPFGLATGRMLDLDDSLKLMLDGQSELVVPNEEVVWSVGQVDLGQSVRLVRFYFEDEDYWMQVMMNGPAAEDVQDIILFGYSSVVTINSEAELKRLVGPASKVGLPVFEHDGWEYGRQWGTEQGQTELTPMDEQVVSPDGAYRIKHLSMLYARDTGLVDRREFLLLSVEEDEEGIVSFTTSVGVTLQSTDFTVI; this is encoded by the coding sequence ATGAGCTGGATCAAACGCGCTTTAGGCCTGGAATCACCCAATCCTTCGGGCGGCTCCAATCCCCTCGCCGGTGCAAGCCTGGCTAATCCGTTCGGGCTGGCTACCGGTCGTATGCTCGACCTCGACGACTCGCTCAAGCTGATGCTCGACGGCCAGTCCGAGCTGGTGGTCCCCAATGAAGAAGTGGTCTGGTCAGTAGGGCAGGTCGACCTCGGGCAATCGGTCCGTCTGGTGCGCTTCTATTTCGAAGACGAAGATTACTGGATGCAGGTCATGATGAACGGGCCTGCCGCCGAAGACGTTCAGGACATCATCCTGTTCGGCTACAGCAGCGTCGTGACCATCAACAGCGAGGCGGAGCTTAAGCGTCTGGTGGGGCCAGCCTCCAAGGTCGGTCTTCCGGTGTTTGAGCACGACGGCTGGGAGTACGGGCGTCAGTGGGGCACGGAACAAGGCCAGACCGAGCTCACGCCCATGGACGAGCAGGTCGTCAGTCCTGACGGTGCTTACCGCATCAAACACCTGAGCATGCTGTACGCGCGGGACACCGGATTGGTGGATCGTCGCGAGTTTCTGCTGCTGTCTGTCGAGGAAGATGAGGAGGGCATTGTCTCCTTCACCACGTCGGTCGGCGTGACCCTGCAGTCCACTGATTTCACCGTCATTTAA
- a CDS encoding DUF1190 domain-containing protein gives MRRSSLKLVLASTLPLAISACSKSDTVEVSAQQTYPSVQACVDQKVPVDICSDAYMNALAEHRRIAPTYDDKTACEADFVPDYCQQNADGKFTPKLGGFQLEVSGELPKSQVDAAKAQANQSGGGGGGGFGSGVNGFLMGMLVSNMVNGFSGGGGRYYAQPIYQERDSRGGYGYSTLSRQIEQGKTFGNSTQARSSSTGTYSKSTLGRNSSVSSSVSRGGFGSQATARSGWGGKSSGSSFGG, from the coding sequence ATGAGACGTAGTTCCCTCAAGCTGGTCCTGGCCAGCACCCTGCCGCTGGCGATCAGCGCATGCAGCAAATCCGACACCGTAGAGGTTTCCGCGCAGCAGACCTATCCGTCGGTCCAGGCCTGTGTGGATCAGAAAGTCCCGGTCGACATCTGCTCGGACGCTTACATGAACGCGCTGGCGGAGCACCGCCGCATTGCCCCGACCTACGACGACAAGACTGCTTGCGAAGCAGATTTTGTCCCCGATTACTGCCAGCAGAATGCCGATGGCAAGTTCACGCCCAAGCTCGGCGGTTTCCAGCTGGAGGTTTCCGGCGAGCTGCCCAAGTCCCAGGTCGACGCAGCGAAGGCACAGGCTAACCAGTCCGGTGGCGGCGGTGGTGGTGGCTTCGGTTCCGGGGTGAACGGGTTCCTGATGGGCATGCTCGTCAGCAACATGGTCAACGGATTCTCCGGCGGTGGCGGTCGTTACTACGCCCAACCCATTTATCAGGAGCGGGACTCGCGGGGTGGATACGGGTATTCCACACTCTCGCGCCAGATCGAGCAGGGCAAAACCTTCGGCAACTCCACCCAGGCGCGAAGCAGCTCGACCGGCACTTACAGCAAAAGCACCCTTGGCCGTAACTCCTCCGTCTCGTCGTCTGTTTCCCGTGGCGGTTTCGGCAGCCAGGCCACCGCTCGCAGCGGTTGGGGCGGCAAAAGCAGCGGCTCAAGCTTCGGCGGATAA
- a CDS encoding glutathionylspermidine synthase family protein encodes MKRISIQERPDWRQTAEREGFNFHTIDGERYWDERAYYQFTEAQITRDIEAPTQELHAMCLDIVEKVVESEELLTRLAIPPAFFDLVRTSWKEGHPHLYGRFDFSYDGVNPAKLLEANMDTPTSAYEAGAFQLIWLEEQIQRGVLPAHASQFNSMAEDLVRAFAAIRAGGPFYFSCMSGSIEDRGTTEFLRKMAEHAGIETRHIDIEDIGLNASGRFVDLEGRWIERIFKLHAWEHVFHEPHGQAIPQCDTQFIEPAWKAIISNKGILPLLWEFNEGHPNLLPSFVDKHPQSAVPKGWVRKPYFSREGANIEIRTPTDQVIFEDGPYNDAPYILQAFAPLPRFGDSYTLIGSWVVGDTASGIGIREDDSLITKDSSRFLPHVVID; translated from the coding sequence ATGAAAAGGATCAGCATCCAGGAACGTCCTGACTGGCGGCAGACGGCCGAGCGTGAGGGTTTCAACTTTCACACCATCGACGGCGAGCGCTACTGGGATGAGCGGGCCTACTACCAGTTCACCGAAGCGCAGATCACACGCGACATCGAAGCGCCGACCCAGGAGCTTCATGCCATGTGCCTGGACATCGTGGAAAAGGTTGTCGAGAGTGAAGAGCTGCTGACCCGGCTGGCCATTCCGCCGGCGTTCTTCGATCTGGTCCGCACCTCGTGGAAGGAAGGTCACCCGCATCTGTATGGCCGTTTTGACTTCAGCTATGACGGCGTCAACCCGGCCAAGCTGCTGGAAGCCAACATGGACACGCCTACCTCAGCCTATGAGGCGGGCGCGTTTCAGCTCATCTGGCTTGAAGAGCAGATCCAGCGCGGCGTATTGCCGGCCCACGCTTCGCAGTTCAACTCGATGGCGGAGGATCTGGTCCGGGCTTTTGCGGCGATCAGGGCAGGCGGGCCTTTCTACTTCTCGTGCATGTCAGGCTCGATTGAAGACCGAGGGACAACCGAATTCCTGCGCAAAATGGCCGAGCACGCTGGCATCGAAACCCGCCACATCGACATCGAAGACATCGGCTTGAACGCCAGCGGCCGATTTGTCGACCTCGAAGGCCGCTGGATCGAACGCATCTTCAAACTGCACGCTTGGGAGCATGTCTTCCACGAGCCCCACGGCCAAGCCATCCCGCAGTGCGACACGCAATTCATCGAACCTGCCTGGAAGGCGATCATTTCCAACAAAGGCATCCTGCCGTTGCTATGGGAGTTCAACGAAGGGCATCCCAATCTGCTGCCGTCCTTTGTCGATAAACACCCACAATCCGCAGTGCCAAAGGGTTGGGTGCGCAAACCGTACTTTTCCCGCGAAGGCGCCAACATCGAAATCCGCACCCCGACCGACCAGGTCATTTTCGAAGACGGCCCCTACAACGATGCGCCCTACATCCTCCAGGCGTTCGCGCCGTTGCCTCGTTTTGGCGACAGCTACACGCTGATCGGATCGTGGGTGGTGGGTGATACGGCTTCGGGGATTGGGATTCGGGAGGACGACAGCTTGATCACCAAGGACAGCAGCCGGTTTTTGCCGCATGTGGTGATTGATTGA
- a CDS encoding carbon-nitrogen hydrolase family protein, translated as MRVALYQCPPLPLDVSANLRRLEAQAIKASAQGAKLLVFPEMFLSGYNIGAQAARELAQASDGQAALKIAEIAKAAGVAILYGYPELSGDDQVYNAVQLIDAQGVRLCNYRKTHLYGELDNAMFSAGDEHFPVVEFEGWRLGFLICYDVEFPENTRRLALAGADLILVPTANMAPYDFVAEVTVRARAFENQCYLVYANYCGSEGEIHYCGLSSICAPDGRQIGLAGQDEALVMADLDRGAMSESQAINTYFKDRRPGFYSGLGKP; from the coding sequence ATGCGCGTCGCCCTCTACCAATGCCCGCCATTGCCGCTGGACGTCAGCGCCAATCTTCGGCGCCTGGAAGCCCAGGCGATTAAAGCCTCGGCGCAGGGCGCGAAGCTGCTGGTCTTCCCGGAGATGTTTCTCAGCGGCTACAACATCGGTGCCCAGGCCGCGCGGGAGTTGGCGCAAGCGAGCGACGGCCAGGCGGCGCTGAAGATTGCCGAGATCGCTAAGGCCGCGGGCGTCGCAATTTTGTACGGCTACCCGGAGTTGAGCGGCGACGATCAGGTTTACAACGCCGTGCAGTTGATCGACGCGCAAGGTGTTCGGCTCTGCAATTACCGTAAGACCCATCTGTATGGCGAGCTGGACAACGCGATGTTCAGCGCGGGCGATGAGCACTTTCCAGTGGTGGAATTCGAGGGCTGGAGGCTTGGTTTTTTGATCTGCTACGACGTCGAGTTTCCCGAGAATACGCGGCGTCTGGCTCTGGCCGGCGCAGACCTGATCCTTGTACCCACCGCCAACATGGCGCCCTACGATTTCGTCGCGGAAGTCACCGTGCGAGCCCGCGCGTTCGAAAATCAGTGTTATCTGGTTTACGCCAATTACTGCGGCAGTGAGGGCGAGATCCATTACTGCGGTTTGAGCAGCATCTGCGCGCCGGACGGTCGGCAGATCGGTCTTGCGGGTCAGGATGAAGCCTTGGTGATGGCGGACCTGGATCGTGGAGCGATGAGCGAATCCCAAGCGATCAACACATATTTCAAGGATCGCCGGCCGGGCTTTTATTCGGGGCTGGGTAAGCCGTAG
- a CDS encoding FUSC family protein, translating into MNTASLPSWLRRALRPLLDPYRRYRHARYIHAGRIVVGLLVSILLTTGINLPHGEWASVTMLIVIGGLQHHGNIGKKSVERAYGTLIGAALGLAIVAQESYLGMPLLTYVVMSLICGFFAYHAIGKGGYTALLSAITLFIVAGHGDNPITDGLWRTVDILIGIALALAFSFALPLYAVYSWRYNLASGLRDCALAYDRIASGQSITADEHVKLTARMGATLLQLRSLMPSVSKEVKISIVELDAIQRHFRMCLSILEILSNLRPADTGSTGVTAEQRRIRRMLIGMARALQTGATERLQRPTESLTVGPDVPTASTEVLGYQLMTRQFTQNLESLQQRLAKTAPGWKI; encoded by the coding sequence ATGAACACAGCCTCCCTACCCTCTTGGCTTCGCCGCGCCCTGCGTCCGCTTCTGGACCCATACCGCCGCTATCGCCATGCCCGCTACATTCACGCCGGCCGCATCGTGGTCGGGTTACTGGTGTCGATTCTTCTGACGACAGGGATTAATTTGCCCCACGGTGAGTGGGCGTCGGTGACAATGCTGATCGTGATTGGCGGGTTGCAGCACCACGGCAATATCGGCAAAAAGTCGGTGGAGCGGGCTTACGGGACATTGATCGGTGCGGCGCTGGGCCTGGCGATCGTGGCGCAGGAAAGCTACCTGGGCATGCCGCTTTTGACGTACGTGGTCATGTCGCTGATCTGCGGTTTCTTCGCCTATCACGCGATTGGCAAGGGTGGTTATACGGCGCTGCTGTCGGCGATCACCCTGTTTATCGTGGCGGGGCACGGTGACAACCCGATCACAGACGGGCTGTGGCGGACGGTGGACATCCTGATCGGCATCGCCCTGGCGTTGGCGTTTTCGTTCGCGCTGCCGTTGTACGCCGTGTATTCGTGGCGCTACAACCTGGCGAGTGGCCTGCGAGACTGTGCCCTGGCCTACGACCGCATCGCCAGCGGGCAGTCGATCACTGCGGATGAGCACGTGAAGCTGACGGCTCGTATGGGCGCGACGCTGTTGCAGCTGCGCTCGCTCATGCCGTCGGTGTCCAAGGAAGTGAAGATTTCGATCGTTGAGCTGGACGCCATTCAGCGCCATTTCCGCATGTGCCTAAGCATCCTCGAGATTCTTTCGAACCTGCGTCCGGCAGACACTGGTAGTACAGGCGTGACGGCGGAGCAACGCCGCATTCGTCGCATGTTGATCGGCATGGCCCGCGCGCTGCAGACCGGCGCGACTGAGCGTTTGCAGCGGCCGACCGAGAGCTTGACCGTCGGGCCTGACGTTCCGACCGCCTCGACCGAGGTGCTCGGTTATCAGCTGATGACCCGCCAGTTCACGCAGAATCTCGAAAGCCTGCAACAGCGACTGGCGAAAACAGCGCCGGGGTGGAAGATCTGA
- a CDS encoding rhomboid family intramembrane serine protease, with translation MNIGNGLRTILCLAALMIVVQMVNSLTANSLLSHGLVPRTFSGLQGIVFSPFLHGSVRHLLSNLLPFVVLSWLVATEGLQRYVRVVLLIVVLGGMMVWVVGRPVIHVGASGLIFGLWAYLLARAWYQRSLASFAIALVTLLGYSGLIFGFIPVPGVSIESHLCGALAGIVTAWLMHSRRLVERGPAQ, from the coding sequence ATGAACATCGGAAATGGACTACGAACGATACTCTGCCTTGCCGCTTTGATGATTGTTGTGCAGATGGTTAACTCCCTGACCGCCAACAGCCTGCTGTCCCACGGCCTGGTGCCGAGAACGTTTTCCGGCCTGCAAGGCATCGTGTTCTCCCCGTTTTTGCATGGTTCGGTCCGTCACCTGCTGAGCAACCTTCTGCCTTTTGTGGTGCTGAGCTGGCTGGTTGCGACCGAGGGGCTTCAACGTTACGTCCGTGTGGTGCTGCTGATCGTTGTGCTGGGCGGGATGATGGTCTGGGTGGTTGGCCGGCCGGTCATCCATGTGGGCGCCAGCGGGCTGATCTTTGGTTTGTGGGCGTACCTGCTGGCGCGCGCGTGGTATCAACGCAGCCTGGCGAGTTTCGCGATTGCGCTGGTGACCCTGCTGGGCTACAGCGGATTGATTTTCGGCTTCATCCCGGTACCGGGCGTATCGATTGAGTCACACCTGTGTGGCGCGCTTGCCGGTATTGTGACGGCCTGGCTGATGCACTCGCGGCGGCTTGTCGAGCGAGGTCCGGCGCAGTGA
- a CDS encoding Lrp/AsnC family transcriptional regulator: MPDIHPPALDDIDRKLIAALQINAREPVANLARQLGIARTTVTSRLTRLEKAKVITGYGVRLGQRLVDGGLQAYVGITVQPRSGKEVLRRLSALAQVQQLCAVSGEFDYVAWLRTDSPEQLDQMLDLIGSVDGVEKTTTSIILSSKIDRGQPS; the protein is encoded by the coding sequence TTGCCTGACATTCATCCACCAGCGCTCGACGACATCGACCGCAAACTGATCGCCGCGCTGCAAATCAATGCCCGGGAACCGGTCGCCAACCTGGCTCGGCAATTGGGCATCGCGCGGACGACCGTGACCTCGCGTCTGACGCGCCTGGAAAAGGCCAAAGTCATCACAGGCTACGGCGTGCGTCTGGGTCAGCGGCTGGTGGACGGTGGTCTGCAGGCATATGTCGGGATCACCGTGCAGCCTCGCTCCGGCAAGGAAGTGTTGCGGCGGCTGAGTGCGCTCGCGCAGGTGCAACAGTTGTGCGCCGTGAGTGGCGAATTCGATTACGTCGCCTGGCTGCGCACGGATTCGCCGGAGCAGCTGGACCAGATGCTCGATCTGATCGGCAGTGTCGATGGCGTCGAGAAGACCACCACGTCGATCATCCTGAGCAGCAAGATCGACCGCGGCCAGCCGTCCTGA
- the ppk2 gene encoding polyphosphate kinase 2, which translates to MTLDFSETARYIQADILDSFDEELEMEYDDARLDGLLADLGEEVPKGIDRRLYFRELLRLQGELVKLQDWVVSQKLKVVVLFEGRDAAGKGGAIKRITQRLNPRVCRVAALTAPSERERTQWYFQRYVAHLPAAGEMVLFDRSWYNRAGVERVMGFCNDDEYEEFFRTVPEFEKMLVRSGIILIKYWFSITDDEQYRRFLMRIHDPLKQWKLSPMDLESRRRWEDYTNAKEEMLTRSHTDVAPWWIVEADDKKRARLNCIHHLLEQIPRGDTETPQVVLPEREYNANYLRAPVPREMVVPPVY; encoded by the coding sequence ATGACTCTGGATTTCTCCGAAACCGCCCGCTACATCCAGGCCGACATCCTCGACAGCTTCGACGAAGAACTGGAAATGGAGTACGACGACGCGCGCCTGGATGGCTTGTTGGCTGACTTAGGTGAGGAGGTGCCCAAAGGGATTGATCGCCGCCTTTACTTCCGTGAACTGCTGCGCCTGCAAGGCGAGCTGGTGAAGCTGCAAGATTGGGTAGTGAGCCAGAAGCTCAAGGTGGTCGTGCTGTTCGAAGGCCGGGATGCGGCAGGCAAGGGCGGTGCGATCAAGCGCATCACTCAGCGGCTCAATCCGCGGGTTTGCCGCGTCGCTGCACTGACCGCGCCGAGTGAGCGCGAGCGCACGCAGTGGTACTTCCAGCGCTACGTCGCGCACCTGCCTGCGGCCGGCGAAATGGTGCTGTTCGACCGCAGTTGGTACAACCGGGCCGGCGTCGAGCGGGTGATGGGTTTCTGCAATGACGATGAGTACGAAGAGTTCTTTCGCACCGTCCCCGAGTTCGAAAAAATGCTGGTGCGCTCGGGCATCATCCTGATCAAGTACTGGTTCTCCATCACCGACGACGAGCAGTACCGGCGCTTTCTGATGCGCATTCATGACCCGCTGAAACAGTGGAAGCTCTCGCCGATGGACCTTGAATCCCGTCGTCGCTGGGAGGACTACACCAACGCGAAAGAAGAAATGCTCACCCGTTCCCACACCGACGTCGCGCCGTGGTGGATCGTAGAAGCAGACGACAAGAAGCGGGCGCGCCTGAACTGCATTCATCACCTGCTGGAGCAGATCCCGCGCGGCGATACCGAGACACCGCAAGTGGTGCTGCCGGAGCGCGAGTACAACGCCAATTACCTGCGCGCACCAGTGCCCCGCGAGATGGTCGTTCCGCCAGTGTATTGA
- a CDS encoding YjfI family protein, translated as MARKTSTDYMREMRARLTAAGYVKRELYVLPENAEVLRDIEKVLRQPYLGNRIKLEGFMTENTNWTINTLHSAFAELDVVKDKEIELTLIQGAEPSLSLVMNQFGGLPIIIAIAGDQILVDSVLVYASQVKDPKSFNETVLRSRDLFPLSSIGIETMPNGETVYSMFGALSAASSLTVIVHEVLTLADNVIRAADAYEDLLTVDSQ; from the coding sequence ATGGCTCGGAAAACTTCAACCGACTACATGCGCGAAATGCGCGCTCGGCTGACCGCTGCCGGGTACGTGAAACGAGAGCTGTACGTACTTCCAGAAAACGCGGAAGTATTGAGAGACATCGAAAAAGTGCTGCGCCAGCCCTACTTGGGTAACCGGATCAAACTGGAGGGATTCATGACTGAGAATACCAATTGGACCATCAACACACTTCATTCGGCGTTCGCCGAACTGGATGTGGTGAAAGACAAAGAGATCGAGCTGACCCTCATTCAAGGCGCCGAGCCAAGTCTGAGTCTGGTCATGAATCAGTTCGGCGGCTTGCCGATCATCATTGCCATCGCGGGCGACCAGATCCTGGTTGATTCCGTCCTGGTCTACGCCTCTCAGGTCAAAGACCCAAAGTCTTTCAACGAGACAGTTCTGCGCAGTCGAGACCTTTTCCCGCTGTCGTCGATCGGCATCGAGACCATGCCAAACGGTGAAACCGTCTACAGCATGTTCGGCGCCCTGAGCGCTGCCTCTTCGCTGACGGTCATCGTCCACGAAGTGCTCACGCTGGCAGACAACGTGATTCGTGCGGCTGATGCCTACGAAGACCTTCTAACAGTTGATTCACAGTAA